The following is a genomic window from Bacteroidia bacterium.
CCACCTTCCGATTTACATTCTCCACGAACAGTATCGTTTGTGATTTTTCCTCTAACCCCGCATGATCGTTGATTCTTCCGGAATCGGGTAAATAGTGTCATCAAATGAGGCATGTTTTCCTGAAAATCCACTCAACATTTATCAACGCTGTTCTGCTATTGACAGGCAGGAAGCCGGGGTAATGTTACATGTTAAACGTTTCAGCCTAAATATTAATAGTTCTTTGGAAAGTCCTTCTGCTTCCGGGTGAATGCCTGTGTTGTGGAAGGATTTTTTTTTATTTTAAAAGTATTATCGTATTTTTACGATACTTAATTATGGCAACAACAAAAACGGAACCATTCGACCAGTTGCAAAACCGTATAGCAACGCTCGCCAAAGCCTTGGGGCATCCGGCACGGATCGCGATTTTGCAGGTTTTGATCGCTGAAAAAAGCTGCATTTGTGGCGACATTGTCGATCGGGTACCGCTGGCTCAGGCCACGATTTCCCAACACCTCAAGGTGTTGAAAGATGCCGGACTCATCCAGGGCGAAATTGCACCCAACCGCAGTTGCTATTGTATCAACTCCGAAGGCTGGAAACAGGCAAAAACTCTGCTGGGCAACTTTATGGCCGAATTTGATGAAACCGCAAATATGAACTGCTGTTAAAAAAATTTAACCCATACTATCGTATTTTTACAATGGAAAACTCGCCAGCAAATTTTCTCCCCAAGGTCAGCCAATTTGTCTCTGATCTGAAAAAATCAGACGAAAGGCTGGAAACAGACCGAAAAAACCGCCTCACAGAAATATCGGATTTCATTCGAAGAAAAAAAGCTCAGGGTGAACAAGCCGCACTGATATTTATCTGTACACACAACTCGCGCCGCAGCCATTTCGGGCAGATATGGGCCCAGGTGCTGGCTGATTATTACGGTGTGTCAGGCGTAAAAACCTATTCGGGCGGTACCGAGGCTACCGCATTCAACCCCAATGCCATCACTGCCCTCAGGAAGACAGGCTTTGAGATCAGCGCAATATCCGATTCGCCCAATCCCCAGTATGAGGTAGCTTATGGAGAAAATATTCCTCCGCTGACCGTCTGGTCAAAAGTGTATTCCGACCCTGCCAATCCTCAGAGTAGGTTTTGTGCCATCATGACCTGCAGCG
Proteins encoded in this region:
- a CDS encoding protein-tyrosine-phosphatase; translation: MENSPANFLPKVSQFVSDLKKSDERLETDRKNRLTEISDFIRRKKAQGEQAALIFICTHNSRRSHFGQIWAQVLADYYGVSGVKTYSGGTEATAFNPNAITALRKTGFEISAISDSPNPQYEVAYGENIPPLTVWSKVYSDPANPQSRFCAIMTCSEADEACPAVFGAEIRISLPFDDPKKSDGTPAQAETYAQRSRQIAAELDFVFQQLM
- a CDS encoding metalloregulator ArsR/SmtB family transcription factor, with the protein product MATTKTEPFDQLQNRIATLAKALGHPARIAILQVLIAEKSCICGDIVDRVPLAQATISQHLKVLKDAGLIQGEIAPNRSCYCINSEGWKQAKTLLGNFMAEFDETANMNCC